The following are from one region of the Endozoicomonas sp. 4G genome:
- a CDS encoding C2H2-type zinc finger protein has translation MLSKKPLILTFAIAFSVHCSNGYAQENSLSLLFVLAAGKALINTPKLFIEVSSRNGIEAKAYSRAASDDSAYSEDSGTEDNSTSDDNSDNHSEEDETDTETDVQCVNTTPDPFRALNEISEYCATLRLKMIEQDAISNNEIATESEVELTEADSGKHLEITSPGCSTDQAGHLKTHKQTHLPADQRPKKSRIHQCEHEDCNYSSDRANNLKTHKKTHLPADQRPKKSRIHQCEHEDCNYSSDRANNLKTHKQTHLPADQRSKAHQCDHEGCNYRTDRASNLKTHKQTHLPADQRSKAHQCDHEGCNYRTDNSGNLKTHKQTHLPSDQRSKAHQCDHEGCNYRTHNSGNLKRHKQTHLPVDQRLRAYQCDHEGCNYCTIQASNLKKHKQTHLPADQRLKRPKRKAYDQPPSNEKRKKNDKE, from the coding sequence TTGCTATCCAAAAAACCATTGATTTTAACCTTCGCCATTGCTTTTTCTGTGCATTGCTCCAATGGCTACGCTCAGGAAAACAGTCTGTCTTTGCTCTTCGTTCTGGCTGCTGGCAAGGCGCTTATCAACACCCCGAAGCTCTTTATCGAAGTCTCGTCCAGGAATGGCATAGAAGCTAAGGCTTACAGCCGAGCAGCCTCTGATGATAGTGCCTACAGCGAAGACAGTGGCACCGAAGACAACAGCACCTCTGATGACAACAGCGACAACCATTCTGAAGAAGACGAAACTGATACCGAAACGGATGTTCAGTGTGTAAACACGACACCTGACCCTTTTCGAGCATTAAACGAAATCAGTGAGTACTGTGCGACCCTGAGACTGAAAATGATTGAGCAGGACGCCATTTCAAACAATGAAATAGCCACCGAGTCAGAGGTAGAGTTGACAGAAGCGGACTCTGGTAAGCATCTGGAAATCACCTCACCTGGTTGCAGCACCGATCAGGCAGGCCATCTGAAAACACACAAACAGACCCACCTGCCTGCCGACCAAAGACCCAAAAAATCCAGGATTCACCAGTGTGAGCATGAAGACTGCAACTACAGCTCCGACCGAGCGAACAATCTGAAAACGCACAAAAAAACCCACCTGCCTGCCGACCAAAGACCCAAAAAATCCAGGATTCACCAGTGTGAGCATGAAGACTGCAACTACAGCTCCGACCGAGCGAACAATCTGAAAACGCACAAACAGACCCACCTGCCTGCCGACCAGAGATCCAAGGCGCACCAGTGTGACCATGAGGGCTGCAACTACCGTACCGACCGAGCGAGCAATCTGAAAACGCACAAACAAACCCACCTGCCTGCCGACCAGAGATCCAAGGCGCACCAGTGTGACCATGAGGGCTGCAACTACCGCACCGACAACAGTGGCAATCTGAAAACGCACAAACAAACCCACCTGCCTTCCGACCAGAGATCCAAGGCGCACCAGTGTGACCATGAGGGCTGCAACTACCGCACCCACAACAGTGGCAATCTGAAAAGGCACAAACAGACCCACCTGCCTGTCGACCAGAGGCTCAGGGCATACCAGTGTGACCATGAGGGCTGCAACTACTGCACCATCCAGGCGAGCAATCTGAAAAAGCACAAACAGACCCACCTGCCTGCCGACCAGAGACTCAAGAGACCTAAAAGAAAAGCGTATGACCAGCCGCCATCTAACGAGAAAAGAAAGAAGAATGATAAAGAATGA
- a CDS encoding C2H2-type zinc finger protein, with the protein MLLKKPLILILAIAFSVHCSNGYAQENSLSLLFVLAAGKALINNPKLFIEVSSRNGVEAKAYSRAASGDSAYSEDSDTEDNGTSDDNSDNRSEEDETDAETDVHCVNTTPDPFRALNEISEYCATLRLKMIEQDAISNSEIASGSETEVTEANSANNLETTSTAYSTDQMNHLKTHKQTHLPADRKPKKSKVYQCDHDGCNYTTGWTSHLKRHKQTHLPADQRAKLHRCDHKGCDHITNRASDLKKHKRTHLPVDQRPRVYQCDGEGCDYSSDQASNLKRHKQTHLPVDQRLRVHNCDHEGCNYITDMASSLKTHKRTHLPADRKTKKSKVYQCDHDGCNYTVGWASHLKRHKQTHLPADQRPKVHQCGHEGCNYRTDQKYNLQNHKQTHLPADQRPKKPKVHQCDHLGCDFSTDQASRLKRHKETHLPVGQRANVYHCDDEGCDYSTDQASNLKRHKQTHLPDDQRLRVHHCDHEGCNYITDVASSLKTHKQTHLPADQRLRVHQCDHEGCNYRTDRASNLKTHKQAHLPADQRPKAHQCDHEGCNYRTDNSGNLKRHKQTHLPADQRLKRPKRKASDQPPSNEKRKKDDKQ; encoded by the coding sequence TTGCTATTGAAAAAACCATTGATTTTGATTCTGGCCATTGCTTTTTCTGTGCATTGCTCCAATGGTTACGCTCAGGAAAACAGTCTGTCTTTGCTCTTCGTTCTGGCTGCTGGCAAGGCGCTTATCAACAACCCGAAGCTCTTTATCGAAGTCTCGTCAAGGAATGGCGTCGAAGCCAAGGCTTACAGCCGGGCAGCCTCTGGTGATAGTGCCTACAGCGAAGACAGTGACACCGAAGACAACGGCACCTCTGATGACAACAGCGACAACCGTTCTGAAGAAGACGAAACTGATGCCGAAACGGATGTTCACTGTGTAAACACGACACCTGACCCTTTTCGGGCATTAAACGAAATCAGTGAGTACTGTGCGACCCTGAGACTGAAAATGATTGAGCAGGACGCCATTTCAAACAGTGAAATAGCCTCTGGGTCAGAGACAGAAGTAACAGAAGCAAACTCTGCTAACAATCTGGAAACCACCTCAACCGCATACAGCACCGATCAGATGAACCACCTGAAAACACACAAACAGACCCACCTGCCTGCCGACCGGAAACCCAAGAAATCCAAGGTGTACCAGTGTGACCATGATGGCTGCAACTACACCACCGGATGGACGAGCCATCTGAAAAGGCACAAACAGACCCACCTGCCTGCCGACCAGAGAGCCAAGCTGCACCGGTGTGACCATAAGGGTTGCGACCACATCACTAATAGGGCAAGTGATCTGAAAAAGCACAAACGAACCCACCTGCCTGTCGACCAAAGACCCAGGGTGTACCAGTGTGACGGTGAGGGCTGTGACTACAGCAGCGATCAGGCGAGCAATCTGAAAAGGCACAAACAGACTCACCTGCCTGTCGATCAAAGACTCAGGGTGCACAACTGTGACCATGAGGGCTGCAACTACATCACCGACATGGCAAGCAGTCTGAAAACACACAAACGGACTCACCTGCCTGCCGACCGGAAAACCAAGAAATCCAAGGTGTACCAGTGTGACCATGATGGCTGCAACTACACCGTCGGATGGGCGAGCCATCTGAAAAGGCACAAGCAGACCCACCTGCCTGCCGACCAGAGACCCAAGGTGCATCAGTGTGGGCACGAGGGCTGCAACTACAGGACCGACCAGAAGTACAATCTGCAAAATCACAAACAGACCCACTTGCCTGCCGACCAGAGACCCAAGAAACCCAAGGTGCACCAGTGTGACCATCTGGGCTGCGACTTCAGCACCGACCAGGCAAGCCGTCTGAAAAGGCACAAAGAGACCCACCTGCCTGTCGGCCAAAGAGCCAATGTGTACCATTGTGACGATGAGGGCTGTGACTACAGCACCGATCAGGCGAGCAATCTGAAAAGGCACAAACAGACTCACCTGCCTGATGATCAAAGACTCAGGGTGCACCACTGTGACCATGAGGGCTGCAACTACATCACCGACGTAGCGAGCAGTCTGAAAACACACAAACAGACCCACCTGCCTGCCGACCAGAGACTCAGGGTGCACCAGTGTGACCATGAGGGCTGCAACTACCGCACCGACCGAGCGAGCAATCTGAAAACGCACAAACAAGCCCACCTGCCTGCCGACCAGAGACCTAAGGCGCACCAGTGTGACCATGAGGGCTGCAACTACCGCACCGACAACAGCGGCAATCTGAAGAGGCACAAACAGACCCATCTGCCTGCCGACCAGAGACTCAAGAGACCTAAAAGAAAAGCGTCTGACCAGCCGCCATCTAACGAGAAAAGAAAGAAGGATGATAAACAATGA
- a CDS encoding C2H2-type zinc finger protein has translation MLFKKPLILTLAITFSVHCFNGYGYAQENSLSLLFVLAAGKALINTPKLFIEASSRNGIEAKAYSRAASGDSAYSEDSGTEDNGTSDDNSDNHSEEDETDTETDVQCINTTPDPFRALNEISEYCATLRLKMIEQDATSNNEIATESETEVTEVTEVTEVTEANSANNLETTSTTYSTDQVIHLKTHKQTHLPADRKPKKSKMYQCDHDGCNYTTGWTSNLKRHKQTHLPADQRTKVHQCGHKGCNYRSDQKCNLQNHKQTHLSADQRPKVHQCDHQGCDYSTDQSCHLTRHKQTHLPVGQRPKKNKVQQCDHQG, from the coding sequence TTGCTATTCAAAAAACCATTGATTTTGACCTTGGCCATTACCTTTTCTGTGCATTGCTTCAATGGCTACGGCTACGCTCAGGAAAACAGTCTGTCTTTACTCTTCGTTCTGGCTGCTGGCAAGGCGCTTATCAACACCCCGAAGCTCTTTATCGAAGCCTCGTCCAGGAATGGCATCGAAGCTAAGGCTTACAGCCGAGCAGCCTCTGGTGATAGTGCCTACAGCGAAGACAGTGGCACCGAAGACAACGGCACCTCTGATGACAATAGCGACAACCATTCTGAAGAAGACGAAACTGATACCGAAACGGATGTTCAGTGTATAAACACGACACCTGACCCTTTTCGGGCATTAAACGAAATCAGTGAGTACTGTGCGACCCTGAGACTGAAAATGATTGAGCAGGACGCCACTTCAAACAATGAAATAGCCACCGAGTCAGAGACAGAAGTAACAGAAGTAACAGAAGTAACAGAAGTAACAGAAGCAAACTCTGCTAACAATCTGGAAACCACCTCAACCACTTACAGCACCGATCAGGTGATCCATCTGAAAACACACAAACAGACCCACCTGCCTGCCGACCGGAAACCCAAGAAATCCAAGATGTACCAGTGTGACCATGATGGCTGCAACTACACCACCGGATGGACGAGCAATCTGAAAAGGCACAAGCAGACCCACCTGCCTGCCGACCAGAGAACCAAGGTGCATCAGTGTGGGCACAAGGGCTGCAACTACAGGAGCGACCAGAAGTGCAATCTGCAAAATCACAAACAGACCCACCTGTCTGCCGACCAGAGACCCAAGGTGCACCAGTGTGACCACCAGGGCTGCGACTACAGCACCGACCAGTCGTGCCATCTGACAAGGCACAAACAGACCCACCTGCCTGTCGGCCAGAGACCCAAAAAAAACAAAGTGCAGCAGTGTGACCATCAGGGCTAA
- a CDS encoding C2H2-type zinc finger protein, translated as MLLKKPLILILAIAFSVHCSNGYAQENSLSLLFVLAAGKALINNPKLFIEVSSRKGVYLGKADSQVEEESETIEWWELKQEPEANDSDGPRVCFNDDIFLTPDTRYYFFLATGVSPDSGIEAKAYSRAASDDSAYSEDSGTEDSGSSDENSDPSSEEDETDVQCVNTTPDPFRALNEISEYCATLRLKMTQLEPVYHPPADRRPRKPKLHQCDHEGCNYRTDEAHHLERHKQTHLPVDQRLRIFHCNNEGCDYITDQGSHLKRHKRTHLPVGQRPRVYQCDNEGCDYSTDLACNLKRHKQTHLPIDQRLRVHHCDHEGCNYNTDVVSNLKTHKQTHLAADQRVRMHQCHHKGCDYSTDRVSHLKRHKQTHLPANQRLWLFRCDHEGCNYNTDYAGNLKRHKHNHLPAGQRAKRKVYDQPSSDKKRKKDDKE; from the coding sequence TTGCTATTGAAAAAACCATTGATTTTGATTCTGGCCATTGCTTTTTCTGTGCATTGCTCCAATGGCTACGCTCAGGAAAACAGTCTGTCTTTGCTCTTCGTTCTGGCTGCTGGCAAGGCGCTTATCAACAACCCGAAGCTCTTTATCGAAGTCTCGTCCAGAAAAGGTGTTTACCTTGGGAAAGCTGATTCACAGGTCGAAGAAGAGAGCGAGACCATTGAATGGTGGGAGTTGAAGCAAGAACCCGAGGCGAACGACAGTGATGGGCCACGAGTTTGCTTTAATGATGACATCTTCTTAACACCAGACACCCGCTATTACTTTTTTCTTGCCACCGGCGTCTCTCCTGATTCTGGCATCGAAGCTAAGGCTTACAGCCGGGCAGCCTCTGATGATAGTGCCTACAGCGAAGACAGTGGCACCGAAGACAGCGGTAGCTCTGATGAAAACAGCGACCCCTCTTCTGAAGAAGACGAAACGGATGTTCAGTGTGTAAACACGACACCTGACCCTTTTCGAGCATTAAACGAAATCAGTGAGTATTGTGCAACTCTGAGACTGAAAATGACTCAGCTGGAGCCTGTTTACCACCCGCCTGCCGACCGGAGACCCAGGAAACCCAAGCTGCACCAGTGTGACCATGAGGGCTGCAATTACAGAACCGACGAGGCGCACCATCTAGAAAGGCACAAACAGACCCACCTGCCTGTCGACCAGAGACTCAGGATATTCCACTGTAACAATGAGGGCTGCGACTACATAACCGACCAGGGGAGCCATCTGAAAAGGCACAAACGGACCCACCTGCCTGTTGGTCAGAGACCCAGGGTATACCAGTGTGACAATGAGGGCTGCGACTACAGCACCGATCTGGCGTGCAACCTGAAAAGGCACAAACAGACCCACCTGCCTATCGACCAGAGACTCAGGGTACACCACTGTGACCACGAGGGCTGCAACTACAACACCGACGTGGTGAGCAATCTGAAAACACACAAGCAGACCCACCTGGCTGCCGACCAGAGAGTCAGAATGCACCAGTGTCATCATAAAGGCTGCGATTACAGTACCGACCGGGTGAGCCATCTGAAAAGGCACAAACAGACTCATCTGCCTGCCAACCAGAGACTCTGGCTGTTCCGGTGTGACCATGAGGGCTGCAACTACAACACCGATTATGCGGGCAACCTGAAAAGGCACAAACACAATCACCTGCCTGCCGGCCAGAGAGCCAAAAGGAAAGTTTATGACCAGCCGTCATCTGACAAGAAAAGAAAGAAGGATGATAAAGAATGA